In a genomic window of Salegentibacter salegens:
- a CDS encoding lipid-binding SYLF domain-containing protein, translating into MKTLTNNFYKPLFVMALLLFASCGSMQNTEDDLRSDATDARNEIRQNHANATELLNTSAGYAIFPNVGKGAYVIGGASGNGVVYQNNNIVGYADLKQVDIGLQAGGKAFIEVLFFETDADLERFKKGDYELSANASAVILDKGASQSIDFQDGVAVVTIPKGGAMAGVSVGGQRFSFQPR; encoded by the coding sequence ATGAAAACACTAACTAACAATTTCTACAAACCATTATTTGTAATGGCACTTTTGCTTTTTGCAAGTTGTGGTAGTATGCAAAATACGGAAGACGATCTTAGAAGTGATGCTACTGATGCCAGAAACGAAATAAGGCAGAATCACGCTAACGCCACTGAATTGCTTAATACTTCTGCCGGTTATGCTATTTTTCCAAACGTGGGTAAAGGAGCCTATGTAATTGGAGGCGCATCTGGTAATGGTGTTGTTTACCAAAACAATAACATAGTAGGATATGCAGATCTTAAACAGGTAGACATAGGCTTGCAGGCGGGAGGAAAAGCATTTATTGAAGTACTTTTCTTTGAAACAGATGCCGACCTTGAAAGATTTAAAAAAGGTGATTACGAGCTTTCGGCAAATGCGTCTGCCGTAATATTGGATAAAGGAGCATCTCAAAGTATTGATTTTCAAGACGGAGTTGCCGTAGTTACCATTCCAAAAGGTGGTGCAATGGCAGGAGTTTCAGTTGGAGGTCAACGTTTTTCTTTTCAACCTCGATAG